The Peromyscus maniculatus bairdii isolate BWxNUB_F1_BW_parent chromosome 6, HU_Pman_BW_mat_3.1, whole genome shotgun sequence genome has a segment encoding these proteins:
- the Rrh gene encoding visual pigment-like receptor peropsin, protein MLSDTSDLNTSGSGDEDSSVFSKTEHSIIAAYLIVAGIISILSNIVVLGIFIKYKELRTPTNAVIINLAFTDIGVSSIGYPMSAASDLHGSWKFGYTGCQVYAGLNIFFGMVSIGLLTVVAADRYLTICCPDVGGRMTTSTYLSMILGAWINGLFWALMPIVGWASYAPDPTGTTCTINWRKNDASFMSYTMTVIVVNFLVPLTVMFYCYYHVAQSMRRYAARNCTAYLNRDWADQADVTKMSVIMIMMFLLAWSPYSIVCLWACFGDPRKIPPAMAIIAPLFAKSSTFYNPCIYVAANKKFRKAMFAMFKCQPHQAMPETRSVPMDMPRSPLTPGRI, encoded by the exons ATGCTGAGCGACACTTCAGACTTAAACACTTCAGGCTCTGGGGATGAAGACAGTTCTGTCTTCTCCAAGACCGAACACAGCATCATTGCAGCTTACCTGATTGTGGCAG GTATAATAAGCATTCTCAGCAACATAGTAGTTCTGGGCATCTTCATTAAGTACAAGGAACTGCGGACACCCACGAATGCAGTGATTATTAACCTGGCTTTCACTGATATAGGAGTCAGTAGCATTGGCTATCCCATGTCTGCTGCTTCAGATCTGCATGGAAGTTGGAAATTCGGATATACAGGCTGTCAG GTTTATGCTGGGCTGAATATCTTTTTTGGAATGGTGAGCATTGGCCTGCTCACAGTTGTAGCTGCGGACCGGTACCTGACCATCTGCTGTCCTGATGTAG GAGGAAGGATGACCACCAGCACTTACCTCAGCATGATCCTGGGCGCCTGGATCAATGGCCTGTTCTGGGCTTTGATGCCCATCGTGGGCTGGGCTAGTTACGCCCCAGATCCTACAGGGACCACCTGTACCATAAACTGGCGGAAAAACGATGC ATCTTTCATGTCTTACACCATGACGGTTATTGTGGTGAATTTCCTTGTGCCCTTGACGGTGATGTTTTACTGTTATTACCACGTCGCTCAGTCCATGAGACGTTATGCTGCCCGGAACTGCACTGCATACCTCAACAGAGACTGGGCCGACCAGGCAGATGTCACAAAG ATGTCtgtgataatgataatgatgttTCTGCTGGCATGGTCCCCTTACTCCATCGTGTGCTTATGGGCTTGTTTTGGAGACCCCAGAAAGATTCCTCCTGCAATGGCCATCATAGCGCCGCTGTTTGCAAAATCCTCCACGTTCTACAACCCCTGCATTTACGTTGCTGCGAATAAGAA GTTTCGGAAGGCCATGTTTGCCATGTTTAAATGCCAGCCTCACCAAGCAATGCCTGAGACAAGATCTGTACCAATGGATATGCCTCGAAGCCCATTGACTCCTGGAAGAATCTGA